The Rhodothermales bacterium genome segment GGTCACGGGCCATCCAGGCCGGCACCTGCCGTTTCATCACCGAAGACGCCCAGCCGCCGACCAGCGTCAGTTCGGCGTCCGGGTGCTTCAAACGGCCAAAGGCCTCGATCAAGAGAGGCACCCCTTTCGTGGCGTCGACACGGCCAATATAGGCGATCCGGAAGCGTCCGTCGGCGATGCGTTCGGCAGGGGGCACAAAACGAGGATCGGCCGTGAGGTACGTTCTTTTAAGCTTGGACTCCGGGATGCCCTCGGCGAGGAGCGAGTCCCGGGTATACTCGGAATGGGTGTAGATGAAGTCGGCCTCGGCGTATTCGCGCATCGTTTTGCGCGCGAGCGCTTCGTTGAGCCAGGTATCGCGGATGCCCAGCTGCTTTGCGGCCTCGGCATGCCGGCGCTGCACGTTGCGCACATGGCTGTTGGCGGCGATGAGTTCCAGCGTGGTGTACCCGAGCGCCCGGGCGCGGCCGAAGGTGTGGAGCGACTTCCCGACAAACCCCATAAACGCTTCGGCGCGGACCGACAGCTGGCCGGCGACGCGTTTGTCGAACACCTCCTCCCCGATGTAACTCATCAACAGGGGCATGAACCGGAGCGGGGAATACCGCTTGAGCGCGGTCAGCTTCACAAAATCTACCCGGTGCCCGATCGCTTCATCGCCGGGCTTCAGGGTATGGGCGTAATACCCCGCCAGCTCCCCACTCGCTCGCGATTCCTCAACGAGATGAGCAAAATGCTGTCCCAGCCCGCCTTTTCCGAATGGGGTCCTGCAAGCAAGTAGGCGCATAGGGGTTGGTATTCCAGGCGAGACTCGTCGATCGCGAGCCTATCGTGATACGCAATGGGTATATGCTGCAATCATCCCGCCAGCCCTCAAACGCAGAAAGCGGCGGCCCCGTGAAGTCGTTTTCTAGCAGTTTATTGTAGGGTCATTCACGACTTCGATGCGACCTACCATTCCGAGTGGCTCTTCACGCGGGCCCGCTCTGTTTCTGGAGCCCGCCGAGCTTTTTCCGCATGCGCCCACGGACGCGGGCGAACATCATGGATTTGACGGTGTAGTGGCGGACGTGGCGGTTGCGGTACGTCTGGTAGCGCCAGTACAATTGTTTGATCCAGACTTCGAGCCGATCGGTGAGGCCGAGCGTGGCCGGCTCCAGTTCGTAGCCATAATCGGCCATCACCCGTCGGCAGACGGCCTGGATCTTGGCGATGTCGGCGGTATCAAGCTTCGCGCGCCACTTGTCGCGCATGTCGGCCGAGATGGGCCGTGTGGCGGCGGCGTTAAAATCCATGGCCGCCTCCTTTTTCATGAACTTGCTGGCGCCTTCGTGGAAGTCCATCATCGCCGGCTCGAATGCCTCGCCCAGGAAGTCGCACAGGGCGCGAATGGTGGGCTCCGGCGAGGCCACGATATCCTCGTACCGGAGCAAGAATCGCTGTTCGGCCGGCACATGGCGTTCGAGGAGCGCCCGCCCCTCGGTCATGAATTTGGCCCGCCCGAGCGCGTTGAACACGACGTCGTTCGGAAAGAAGCTGGTGCCGAGCATAGAGGAGACGCCGGCGCGCGGGTCGCGCACGAGGTGGATAAAGCGGGCGTCCGGAAACATCTCGTAGATGATGTCGGCATAAAACAGATTGCCCGGCGTTTTTTCGCCCCAGCGGATTTTCCTCTGCCGGGCGGCCCACGACTCGAGGACGCACTGGTAGGGGCGGCGGAAGTCGGCCGGACCCTCTTCCAGAATCGTATCGAGCAACTCGTCGCGGTCGATGTCGCCGAGCGGCTGGCAGTTGTTGTCCAGAAACTGCATGACAAACGACGTATAGGCCTCTTTCGTCAACCCGGGGTCCCGCCAGCGATCGATCGAGACGCCGGCGAGCGACGAGCCGAAATAGACGACCTCCTCCGGAATGGCGAGGTTCGGGTGCGCATTCAGGATCAGGCGAAGCAAGGTCGTGCCCGATCGGTTGGCGCCCACGATGAAGATGGGCGATTTCATGCGCGGACTACCTGGTCGAGCAAGTCGGCAAACGCTTTCGCCCGTGCCTGGTTGGTCATCCCCACCTGGAAAGCGGTCCGATCGATGGCCAGGTCGCCGCCGTCGAACGTCACGCCGGCCAGCCGCTCGATGACGGCGGCCATGGCCGTGGTATCGCGCGGGC includes the following:
- a CDS encoding sulfotransferase; the protein is MKSPIFIVGANRSGTTLLRLILNAHPNLAIPEEVVYFGSSLAGVSIDRWRDPGLTKEAYTSFVMQFLDNNCQPLGDIDRDELLDTILEEGPADFRRPYQCVLESWAARQRKIRWGEKTPGNLFYADIIYEMFPDARFIHLVRDPRAGVSSMLGTSFFPNDVVFNALGRAKFMTEGRALLERHVPAEQRFLLRYEDIVASPEPTIRALCDFLGEAFEPAMMDFHEGASKFMKKEAAMDFNAAATRPISADMRDKWRAKLDTADIAKIQAVCRRVMADYGYELEPATLGLTDRLEVWIKQLYWRYQTYRNRHVRHYTVKSMMFARVRGRMRKKLGGLQKQSGPA